One genomic window of Kosmotoga olearia TBF 19.5.1 includes the following:
- a CDS encoding FprA family A-type flavoprotein: MDQGIPVTKDVFWIGVNDFETHLFESLWPLPMGVSYNAYMILDEKVALIDTVKGSFFATFLDKVKALLPDGKPVDYLIINHMEPDHSGAIKVLVEAFPEIKIVGNKKTRDFLEGFYGISDNFMVINDGDVLDLGKHKLKFYLTPMVHWPETMMTYDLTDGILFSGDAFGGFGALNGGIFDDVVDIEFYEDEVLRYFSNIVGRYSPMVQRAFKKLENVDIKIIAATHGPVWRDNPKQIIELYDKWSRYEAEKGVVLVYGSMYGNTQKMMEAVAQGLVEEGVEKIRIHNISVTHLSFIIRDIWRFKGVILGSCTYNMELFPPMKNLLTALENRMLKNRHIGVFGSYSWSGGALKELHDFAQKMKWELVEPVIEAKHAPKKEELEQCKLLGKNMAKAIA, from the coding sequence GGTATACCGGTAACAAAAGATGTTTTCTGGATAGGGGTTAATGATTTTGAGACACATCTCTTTGAATCTTTATGGCCGCTTCCTATGGGGGTATCATACAATGCTTACATGATATTAGATGAAAAGGTAGCACTCATTGATACTGTAAAAGGCAGTTTCTTTGCCACTTTCCTTGACAAAGTTAAAGCCCTTTTACCCGATGGTAAACCTGTGGACTATCTCATAATAAACCACATGGAACCTGATCATTCTGGAGCAATAAAAGTACTTGTAGAGGCTTTCCCGGAAATCAAGATAGTGGGTAACAAGAAGACCAGGGATTTCCTTGAAGGGTTTTATGGAATCAGCGACAATTTTATGGTGATCAACGATGGTGATGTATTGGACCTCGGAAAACACAAATTGAAGTTCTATCTCACACCCATGGTCCATTGGCCTGAAACAATGATGACTTACGATTTAACAGATGGTATCCTCTTCTCTGGAGACGCTTTTGGTGGTTTCGGTGCTCTGAACGGCGGTATTTTTGATGATGTAGTCGATATAGAATTCTACGAGGACGAGGTTCTCAGATATTTTTCCAACATCGTTGGAAGATACAGCCCCATGGTTCAACGAGCGTTCAAAAAGTTAGAGAACGTGGATATCAAAATCATCGCCGCCACACACGGCCCTGTATGGAGGGACAATCCAAAACAGATTATTGAGCTTTACGATAAATGGAGCCGTTATGAAGCTGAAAAAGGGGTAGTTCTTGTTTACGGCTCGATGTACGGCAATACCCAGAAGATGATGGAAGCGGTTGCGCAGGGTCTTGTTGAAGAAGGTGTAGAAAAAATAAGAATACACAACATATCCGTCACTCACTTATCTTTCATAATAAGAGATATATGGCGGTTCAAAGGGGTTATCCTTGGTAGCTGTACCTATAACATGGAACTATTCCCACCAATGAAAAACCTCCTGACCGCTTTAGAAAATAGAATGCTGAAAAACAGGCACATAGGTGTCTTCGGTTCTTACAGCTGGAGCGGTGGAGCTCTGAAAGAACTACACGATTTCGCACAAAAAATGAAGTGGGAACTCGTAGAACCTGTAATAGAAGCTAAACACGCTCCAAAAAAGGAAGAACTTGAACAATGTAAATTACTCGGCAAAAATATGGCAAAAGCAATTGCCTAA
- a CDS encoding DUF6063 family protein produces the protein MYDSYTREEVEAAFRIYLLLQKKGELRRRDFMDLFEKYSSNPKVRDIFVSVFEPMAEAKVLESEDVLYLVPEPDSDYLSYNNEQLRELMRLDNNTELYCAYFVILCLLSEFFGADFLDEVLREYILVKDLERVVSASFESIEPHMDELEVDSGFNLRAAYEHWKSMEEYRELERMKASKTNRYSFILRVCSFLQSQGLVNLVQEREIYITRKTELIVRNFYAGKETKEKLLKLISGRL, from the coding sequence ATGTACGATAGTTATACCAGGGAAGAGGTTGAAGCGGCCTTCAGGATTTATCTTTTGCTGCAGAAAAAGGGAGAGTTGAGAAGACGGGATTTTATGGACCTTTTTGAAAAGTACAGCAGTAATCCGAAGGTGAGAGATATTTTTGTTAGTGTATTTGAACCGATGGCAGAGGCGAAGGTGCTGGAATCCGAAGATGTGCTTTATCTTGTCCCGGAACCGGATAGTGATTATCTTAGTTACAATAACGAGCAGTTGAGGGAATTGATGCGGCTGGACAACAATACAGAGCTATACTGTGCCTATTTTGTGATTTTGTGTTTGCTTTCGGAATTTTTTGGTGCCGATTTTCTGGATGAAGTCCTCAGGGAATATATTCTGGTGAAGGATCTTGAAAGGGTTGTTTCGGCTTCTTTTGAAAGTATAGAACCTCATATGGATGAATTGGAAGTTGATTCGGGGTTCAATCTCAGGGCAGCTTATGAACACTGGAAATCTATGGAGGAATACAGGGAACTGGAACGGATGAAGGCGAGCAAGACGAATCGATATAGTTTTATTTTGAGGGTTTGTAGTTTTCTTCAGTCTCAGGGATTGGTGAATCTGGTTCAGGAAAGGGAGATATATATCACCCGGAAAACGGAGCTTATAGTCAGGAATTTTTACGCAGGTAAGGAAACGAAGGAAAAGCTTTTGAAGTTGATCAGCGGGAGGCTTTGA
- the ltrA gene encoding group II intron reverse transcriptase/maturase: MRKYYSLIDKVYLESNLAKAYHKVRRNNGAPGIDGVTVQEYGENLLERIKKLSEKLRKGEYRPSPVKRVEIPKGNGKTRMLGIPTVEDRIVQQSLKEIMEPIFEEGFHPSSYGYRKGRNPHQAVEKAYAFACKYKMKYVVQLDLSQCFDTLDHEKIIDAVAERISDGKILRLIRSFLKSGVITDQYQPSEMGSPQGGVISPLLANIYLNKFDQKMMARGIRIVRYADDILIFAKSYKSAEKYLKIAIRILEKELKLKVNKEKTRITTIDDGIEFLGFTIQKGKIRIQEKKIKRFKAKVKTLTRRNQCTPIGEIIKRLNQLLRGFSNYYKIIDWVGVFKGLMGWIRRRLRAIILRQWKTTKKLCRVMRQKGYRGEISGIRMNKWRSSQSRLVSRLLPNKYFQKIGLYDMKLSHVPLSENPILNP; this comes from the coding sequence ATGAGGAAGTACTACAGTCTTATTGACAAAGTTTATCTGGAATCGAACCTGGCCAAAGCATATCACAAGGTGCGAAGAAACAACGGAGCACCCGGGATAGATGGAGTAACGGTTCAGGAGTATGGAGAAAACCTTCTGGAAAGGATCAAGAAACTCAGCGAAAAGTTGCGTAAAGGAGAATACCGGCCTTCACCGGTAAAAAGGGTGGAAATCCCGAAAGGAAATGGGAAGACACGTATGCTCGGGATACCAACGGTAGAGGATCGGATAGTACAACAATCGCTGAAAGAAATAATGGAACCAATCTTTGAGGAAGGATTTCATCCTTCAAGTTATGGATACAGGAAAGGAAGGAATCCACACCAAGCAGTAGAAAAAGCCTATGCTTTCGCGTGCAAATACAAAATGAAATACGTGGTCCAGTTAGACCTTAGCCAATGCTTTGACACCTTAGACCACGAAAAGATAATAGACGCAGTAGCGGAAAGAATAAGCGATGGCAAAATATTGAGATTAATAAGAAGTTTCCTCAAAAGTGGAGTCATAACGGACCAATACCAACCCAGTGAGATGGGAAGTCCACAGGGCGGAGTAATAAGCCCCTTGTTAGCCAACATCTATCTGAACAAATTTGACCAGAAAATGATGGCCAGAGGAATAAGGATAGTGAGATATGCAGACGACATACTAATCTTCGCAAAGAGCTACAAAAGCGCGGAAAAATACCTAAAAATAGCTATCCGGATACTGGAAAAAGAGCTGAAATTGAAGGTCAACAAAGAAAAGACGAGAATAACCACGATAGATGATGGAATCGAATTCCTTGGATTTACCATACAAAAAGGCAAAATACGAATCCAGGAAAAGAAAATAAAAAGGTTCAAAGCGAAAGTAAAAACACTCACCCGGAGAAACCAATGTACACCGATTGGAGAGATAATAAAACGGCTAAACCAATTGCTGAGAGGCTTCAGCAATTACTACAAAATAATCGATTGGGTGGGAGTATTCAAAGGCCTCATGGGTTGGATAAGAAGGAGATTGAGAGCCATAATCCTGCGACAATGGAAGACGACAAAGAAACTATGCAGGGTGATGAGACAAAAAGGATACAGAGGCGAAATATCTGGAATAAGGATGAACAAATGGAGAAGCTCTCAATCCCGGTTGGTCAGTAGGCTACTGCCGAACAAGTATTTCCAGAAGATAGGGCTGTATGATATGAAGCTTTCGCATGTACCACTGTCGGAGAATCCGATACTCAATCCATGA